Below is a genomic region from Catenuloplanes atrovinosus.
TCACCTGGTACGACACGAACGGGTAGGCGAAGTCGGTGACGACGCGCGCGCCGTGCGCCAGCATCCACTCGAAGAACGCCTGGTCCTGCGCGTTGACCAGCTCGTGGTCCGGATGGAACCAGACGGTGCGGGTGACCAGGAACGCCATCAGCGCGATGCTCGCGACCGCGGCCACATCCAGCAGGCGCGCGCGCCACCGCGGCGAGCGCAGGCCGGAAGACTGTTCCAGATCCTGTTCTAGAAGGATCCGCTCGGCTTCGATGTCGACCGAGGGCATGGCCACCCCGAGAGGCCGGTTCGAGGGGTCGATGTCCTGAATAGTCATAGCCACGCGAGCCTAACTGAGCTTGATAACGCGTATGTCTCCATGAGCTGGGGCCGAGATGACCGTTACCCGTCTTGGTGACGATCATGGTCACGACAGCATCACAGTTGCGTTATCTACGCGTAGCCTGTGCGATACATGTCTCAAATAGGTCATAAATTCATGCTTGCGGCGCCGCTCAACTTTCGATCATCGGCGTTGAGTGGTTAACTCTTGCGGTCTCGCTGAATCCGGATCACCACATGAGGGAACCCACACATGGCAGAGCTCACCGGCGACCAGCGCGTCCAGTCCGAGGTGCTTGAGGGTCTTGCGACGGCGGTCAACCACCGTCGCTGGTTCGTCGAGCTGGCGATCCCGCACCTTGGGGACGACCCGATCGAGATCGGCAGCGGCATCGGTAACTACGCCGCCGAGTGGGCACCGCACGTGTCGAGGTTCACCGCCACCGAGGCGGAGCCGGACCGCCTGGTGGAGCTCAAGGAGCGCTTCGCCGACACGCCGAACGTCGAGGTGCGCGAGATGCTCCTGCCGACGTCCGACACCGGCTCGCACAGCGCCCTGGTCAGCTACAACGTGCTCGAGCACATCGAGGACCACGTCGGCGCGCTGCGCTGCATGAAGGGCCTGGTGCGCCCCGGCGGCAAGATCGTGCTGATCGTCCCGGCGTTCATGTTCGCGATGAGCCCGGTCGACATCGCCACCGGTCACGTGCGCCGCTACACGAAGAAGACCATGCGCGCCGCGATGGAGGAGGCGGGTCTCGAGATCGAGATCCTGCACTACGCGAACGCACTGGGCCTGATCGGCTACTACGGCGCGACCAGCATCTTCAAGCTGACGCCGAAGGAGGGGCCGATGGTGAAGTTCTACGACTCGCTGGTGCTCCCGGTCACCAAGGCGGCCGAGTCGCTGGTGCGCCCGCCGTTCGGCCAGTCCGTCTTCGTGGTCGCGCGCGTGCCCGAGTAAACGGGTTATCGACGACGCCGGGCCGCCCTCTCCGAAGGGCGGCCCGGCTTTTTGTGTCCTAGCTCACGGTTCAACTCACCCGATACGTGGAACGCAGTGTGGCTCGCGCCAATGTATGGAACGCAAGATTGAAGCCAACCACTGCCGGAGAAACGTCCCAAGTGACGTCGAGTGCATCAACGTCTACAGCGTGTACGGCAAAGACGTAACGGTGTTCGCGGTCTCCGGCGGGCGGTGCCGAACCACCATATGAGAGCGTGCCGTAATCGTTACGGACGTGAAATGCGCCGTCCGGCAGACCGCCCTCGGCCGACCCCGCACCACGCGCCAGCTCGGTCACCGAGGCTGGCAGGTTCACCGCCACCCAGTGCCAGAAGCCGGAGCCGGTCGGCGCGTCCGGGTCGAAGCAGGTGACCACGAAGCTCTTGGTCTCCGCCGGGAAGCCGGACCAGCTCAACTGCGGAGAGAGGTTCCCGCCGCCCACGCTGTCGTGCGCGAACGTGTCGTCCAGTGCCTTGCCGTCCTGGATGTCCGTGCTGGTCAGCGTGAAGACGGGGACGGCCGGGAGAAGGTCGTACGGATCCGGGGCGACCGGGCGCTCCAGGCTCATGATCTGACTCCAATCTCTGATGGGACCTTCAGGACCACGTCGCGGCCGGCCACGGCACCGGCGGCCGCCATCGGCACCAGCAGGGCGCCGAGCAACAGCAGCGGCCAGGACCATCCACCGGTCGCGTCGTGCACCGCGCCGGCCAGCACCGGGCCGGCCGCGGCGAGCAGATAACCGATTCCCTGCGCCATCCCGGACATCCGCGCGGCGTGCCCGGCGGACGGCATGCGCAGCAGGATGAGGGCCAGCGCGAGGCTGATCGTGGTGCCCTGGGCCAGGCCGAGCAGCGTCGCCCAGAGGAAGTCGAGCGGGCCGGGCGCGATCAGCAGGCCACCGAACCCGGCCGCGTAGAGCACGGCGCTGCCCACCGCGTATCCGCCCTGCCGCCGGGTACGCCCGACCGTGACCGTGAAGGCCAGCGACGCCACGATCCCGACCAGGTTGAAGACGGACAGCGCATATCCCGCCCGCGCCTGATCACTGCCGGACGCGATCAGGATCTCCGGCAGCCAGGCGACGGTGGCGTAGTAGACCAGCGACTGCAACCCCATGAAACCGGTCACCGCCCAGGCCAGCGGCGCGCGCCACAGCGGCGTGCCCGGCGCCGCCGTCCCCGGTCGCGGCCCCCGCGAGCCCCGGCTCAGCAGCGGCAGCCAGACCAGCAGCGCGATCGCGGGCGGCACCGCCCACACCGCGAGCGCCGTCCGCCAGTCGTCGCGCAGCAGCGCGAGCAGCGGCACCGCGGTACCGGCCGCGAGCGCCGCACCCGCCGACAGCGACACCGAGTAGACCCCCATCATCGTGCCGGCCCGGTCCGGGAACTCGCGCTTGACCAGCACCGGAAGCAGCACGTTCCCGACCGCGATGGCCGCGCCGAACACCACGGTCCCGGCGAACAGCAGCACGACCGACTCCGGCAGCCGCAGCAGCCCGCCGACGGTCATCGCGCCCAGCACCCCCACCAACACCGGAACCAGCCCGACCCGGCGGGCCAACACCGGCGCGAACGGCGCCAGCAGCCCGAAGCACAGCACCGGCACCGTGGTGAGCAGCGCGGCCCCCGCACTGGACAGGCCGGTCTCCGCGCGAATGTCCGACAGCAGCGGCGAGACCGCCACCACGGCCGGCCGCAGGTTGGCGGCGAGCAGCACCACGGCGATCACCATGCCGGTGCGGGCGCCTCTGCTCACCCCCGCATTCTGCCCGCACGCCCGCCTTGGCGCGATTCCAGCCACATGCGCCGTTTCCACCAATCCTCCAAACCCCGCCACGGTACGACCGGGAGCTCCCCGCCCCTCCCCCACGCGACGTGCCCTTCGACGCGGCTCTGCTCTGCTTACCAACCTGCCGCACCACCTGATGACCCAGCCGCCGGCACAGCTCTCGCAGCGGCTTTGCACTGCTTACCTACCCACCGCATCACCCTCCGGCCGGCGCCGGCCCGGGCGGCTCTCGGCGCGGCTCTGCTCTGCTTACCTACGCGGGGCGCCACCCACCGAGGCAGGCCTCGGGGGCGGCTTTGCTCTGCTTACCGGCTCGCCGGCGGGTGTGGGGCGGGCGGCGCGGCGAGGTAGGTAAGCAGAGCAAAGCCGCTGGTGGGAGCGGGCCGAACGGCCGGCGGGAAGTCGCGGGGGGCGGGAGGGTGCGGAGCGGAGGGCGCCGCGCGGGAAGAGAGCGGAAGGCGCCGAGCGGGAAGGGAGCGGAGGGCCGGGAGGTGGGTCGCGGGTGTGGGCCACGCCGGGACCGGCTCCGGCGCGGCGACCGGAGCGGAGCGCCAGCGGAGTCGGAGGGCGCCGCGCGGTTTGCCCGCGGGAGCATGCGGACAGTGAGCCCGCCGGGAGCGGGAAAATCTAGAGATGTAGTGATTCGGGGGCGTGCAGGCGGAGCATCGTGGCGCCGACCATGGGTGGGATGTAGCGGCGGGTGGCCAGGGAGACCACGATCATGGTGGCGAAGGCGAGTGGGACGGTCCAGGCGGCGGGCTGGGCGACGGCCTCGGCGGGCCAGCCGGACAGTGGTGGGCCGAGCACGGTGATCAGGACGGCGGCGACCGCGGCGCCGCCGCCGGTGAGGATGCCCGCGGCGGCGCCGGCGGCGGTGAGGCCGCGCCACCAGATGCCGAGCACGAGCAGCGGGCAGAAGCTGGACGCGGCGACCGCGAACGCGAGGCCGACGACCTGGGAGACGTCCAGCGAGGCGACGTTGAGCGCGAGCAGCAGCGGTACGGCGCCGCCGATCAGCGAGGCCAGGCGGAACGTGGGGACGGAGCCGCCGCGGCCGATCACGTCGGTGGCGAGGACGCCGGCGACGCTGGTCAGCAGGCCGGAGCTGGTGGACAGGAACGCGGCGAACGCGCCGGCCGCGACCAGGGCGGCGAGCAGCTGGCCGGTCAGTCCGGGGCCGAGGGCGGCGCCGGGCAGCAGCAGCACCACGGCGTCGGTGTCGCCGGTGAGCAGCAGCTGGGGGGTGTAGACGCGGCCGAGCGCGCCGTAGACCGTGGGCAGCAGGTAGAAGAGGCCGACCAGTGCCAGGACGACGAGCGTGGTGCGGCGGGCGGCGGCGCCGTCGCGGTTGGTGTAGAAGCGGACCAGCACGTGCGGCAGGCCCATGGTGCCGAGGAACGTGGCGAGGATCAGCGAGTACGTGCCGAACAGGCTGCCGCCGCGGCCGGGCAGCAGCCAGTCGAGGCCGGTCGCGACGCCCTCGACGGCCGGGACCGGCGCGCCGGCCGGGAAGGACAGCTCGTCGCCGGGCGCGACGGTGCGCGTGCCGCCGTCCGCGAACGTGAGCGTGGCCGGCGACTCCACGGTCAGCACCGTGGCCTGCCGGAACGTGAGCCCGTCCGCGGGCGTGACCTCGGGCCGGCCGTCGGCCTGCCAGACCAGGGCCAGGAAGATCACGGGTACGGCCAGCGCGGTGAGTTTCAGCCAGTACTGGAAGGCCTGCACGAAGGTGATCGCCCGCATGCCGCCGAGCGCCACGTTCGCGGTGACGACGGCGCTGACCAGCACGGCGCCGAGCGCGTAGGGTGCGCCGGTCACGGTGGCCAGCGTGAGGCCGGCGCCCTGGAGCTGCGGGACCAGGTAGAGCCAGCCGATGAAGACCACGAACGCGGTGGCGAGCGTGCGCAGCCGGCGGGAGTCCAGCCGCAGCTCGCAGAAGTCGGGCAGCGTGAACGCGCCGGAGCGGCGCAGCGGCGCGGCCACGAACAGCAGCAGCGCCAGGTATCCGGCCGCGAAGCCGACCGGGTACCAGAGCACGTCGACGCCGTTCTTCAGGATCAGCCCGGCCACGCCGAGGAACGACGCGGCGGACAGGTACTCGCCACCGATCGCGGCCGCGTTCCAGGCCGGGCTGACCATGCGCGAGGCGACCAGGAAGTCGGAGGTGGTCCGCGCCAGCCGCAGGCCGTAGAAGCCGATCGCCACGGTGGCGACGGTCATCAGGACCACGGTCGGGATCAGGTACGGGTTCGGGGTCATGCCGGGCTCCCGGCCCCGCCGCGGTTCCGGGGTGGTCGGCGCTGCACCGATGGTTTCTCGCTCATCGCTCCGGCCGCCGGACCAGCGCGGTGAAGTCCTGGTCGTTGCGTTCGGCCAGGTGCACGTACGCCCATCCGACCGCGACCAGGAACGGGAACGAGCCGACGCCGAGCAGCAGCCAGGGCAGGTTCACGCCGAGGACCTTGACGGTGGTCACGGACGGCGCGATCGCGAACAGCAGCGGCAGCCCGCCGAGCCCGACCACGACCACCACGGCCAGGCGTACGGCCAGCGCGAACTGGGCCCGGATCAGCCCGCGCAGCAGCGCCTCGCCGACCTGGTTCTGCTCGGCCAGGTCGGTGCGGGCGCGGTCGGCGGTGCGTGGCCGGCCGACCTCGGCGAGCACCACCCGGACACGGGCCGGCCGGTCGGGCACGTCAGCGGTTCCAGTCCTGCTTGGCGGCGCGGACCAGCCGGTCCTTCAGCTCGCGCGTGTGCCGGCGGGAGACCGGCAGCTCGCTGCCGTCCACCACCACGACGTAACCGGAGTTGGCCAGCCGCAGCTCCGCGATCAGGCGCAGCTGCACCAGGTACGACCGGTGAATCCGGACGAAACCAGCGTCGGCCCAGCGTTCGGCGAGCGTGGCCAGCGGCACCCGGACCAGGTGCGAGCCGTCCGCGGTGTGCAGCCGCGCGTAGTCGCCCTGCGCCTCCACCCAGCGAACCGCGGACCGGGGCAGCATGCGCGTGGTGCCGGCCAGCTCGACCGGGATGGTCGGGTCGTCCTCGCCGCGCGCCATCGCGGCACGCTGGGCCGGGATCACCCGGGCCTCGGCGACCCGGCGCAGCGACTCGGCCAGCCGCTCGGTGCGGACCGGCTTGCGCACGTAGTCGGTCACGCCGAGGTCGAACGCGTCGACCGCGCCGTCGTCGTACGCGGTCACGAACACGATCGCGGGCGGGCGGGCGAACCGGCGCAGCACCCGGGCCAGCTCCATGCCGTCCAGCCCGGGCATGCGGATGTCCAGGAAGACCGCGTCCACATCGGTGTCCCGGAGCAGGCGCAGCGCCTCGGTGGCGTCGCCCGCGGTGTGCACGCGGGCCACCCGCGGGTCGGTGCGCAGCAGGTAGGCGAGTTCGTCGAGCGCGGGCGGCTCGTCGTCGACCGCGAGCACCCGCAGGAACGCGGTCACGCGCGCACCCCCGGGTGGAACTTCGGCACTCGCATGCTCACCTTCATCCCGGCGCCGAGGGCGGTCTCGACGACCAGTCCGAACTGATCGCCGAAGGCCGACCGCATCCGCTCATCCACGTTCGACAGGCCGACGTGCTGGCCGGAGTCGTCGGACTCTCCGGCCGCCTCCGCCATCCCGGCTATCAGCACCGCGGGGTCCATGCCGACCCCGTCGTCCTCCACCGTGATGTGGCACTCCGCCCCGGCGTCGATGGCCTCGATGCTGACCATGCCGACGCCGGGCTTGCGCGAAAGGCCGTGCCGGATCGCGTTCTCCACCAGCGGTTGCAGGCAGAGGAACGGGAGGCTGACCGGCAGGACCTCCGGGGCGATCTGCAGGCGGACCTGCAGACGATCCCCGAAGCGCGCACGCTCGATGGTCAGGTAACGATCGATCGAGCGCAACTCCTCGGCGAGCGTAGTGAACTCGCCGTGTGCCCGGAAGGAGTACCTCGTGAATTCCGCGAACTCGAGGATCAGTTCGCGGGCCCGTTCCGGGTCGGTCCGCACGAACGAGGCGATCGCGGTCAGCGCGTTGTAGATGAAGTGCGGGCTGATCTGCGCGCGCAGCGCCCGTACCTCGGCGCGGGCCAGCCGCTCCCGGGACGAGTCCAGCTCGGCCAGCGCCAGCTGTGCGGCGGCCCAGCGCGCGGTCTCCAGCGTGGCCTGCACCAGGCCGGGCGCGGGCTGCCCGTCCGCGACCGCGACCAGCGCGGCCTCCGCGCCGCCGTCCGCGCCGGTCAGCGGCGCGACCACGGCGCCGCGCACCACGCAGTCCATCCGGTCGCAGGGCAGGTCGGACTCGCTGAGCACGGTGGAGCGGTTCTGCGCGATGGCGCGGATGCCGGCCGCGGCCAGTTGGGCGGTGTGGTGCGCGCCGCGGCCGTCCAGCGCGAGCATGCCGTCAACGCCGGTCAGCGCGAGGCCGGGCGCGCCGACCAGCGCGCGCAGGTGCCGGACCGCCTTGGCCGCGTTGATGCGGTCGAGCCCGGCGCGCAGCGGCTCCGCGGCCATGCCGGCCGTGTGCAACACCTGGTACGTCGCCCGCTGCGCCTCGGTCGCGATGGCGCGCCGCTGCCGCAGCCGGATGACGGCGGCGACCGCGGCGGCCAGCGCGCTGATCAGCACGAGCACGGACGCGGCCGTAGACAAGTTTGCCCCCACCGCCAGATCCTGACGGTGGGGGCAAGATTTGTACAGTCTTCTAGTAGGCGCCCTTGCGCGCGATGACCACGCCGACCGTGCGCCACAGGATGCTCAGGTCGTAGGCGAGCGACCAGTTGTCCACGTAGTAGAGGTCCAGCCGGACCGCCTCGTCCCAGGAGAGGTCGGAGCGGCCGGAGACCTGCCACAGCCCGGTGATGCCGGGGCGGACCAGCAGCCGCCGCCGCACGTCGCCGAGGAAGTCACCGTCGTCGGCCGGCAGCGGGCGCGGGCCGACCAGCGACATCTCGCCGAACAGCACGTTGATCAGCTGCGGCAGCTCGTCCAGCGAGCTGGCCCGCAGGAACCGGCCGGCCGGGAAGACGCGCGGATCGTTCTTGACCTTGAAAAGCAGGCCGTCCGTCTCGTTCAGGTCCTTCATCGAGGCGAGCCGCTCCTCGGCGTCGACGTACATGGTCCGGAACTTCCAGACCTTGAACGTCTTGCCCTCGTGACCCACCCGCGACTGCCGGAAGAACGCCGGGCCCGGATCGGAGATCTTGATCGCGATGCCGATCGCCAGCAGCAGCGGCGACAGCAGGATCAGGCCCAGGCCGGCCGCGACCCGGTCCATCAGGTTCTTCGCCAGCCACCCGAGGCCGGAGATGGTCGGCTCCTCCACGTGCAGCAGCGGCAGACCCTCGATCGGCCGGATGTGCACGCGCGGACCGGCGATGTCGGTCAGCTGCGGCGCCACCACCAGGTCGATGCCGGTGCCCTCGAGCTGCCAGGCCAGGCGGCGCAGCTCGCCCGGCTCCGCGCTGGCCGAGCCGCAGAACGCGATCGTGTCCGCACCCACCTCGCGGACCAGCGCCAGCACGTCCTTGCCCGCGTGCACCGGGACCGGCGTCTCCAGGCCCTTCGCGGCGGCGTAGCCGTCGGTCAGGTGGATCGCGACCGGCACCAGGCCGGCGGCCGGGCTGCGGGTGACCGCGGTGTAGACCTCAAGCGTCTCCGGCAGTGTGCCGAGCAGCACCATCCGCTGGGCGGCGGCGCCGAACCGGCGGCGGGAGACGTGCAGGACCAGACGTGCCACGTACCGGGCGAACAGGATCAGGATCGTGGCGCCGACCAGCGCGGTGGCGACCGAGAGCCGGGACAGGTCGGTCTTGGTGGCGAACGCGATGAACGACACGCTCGCCGCGACCGTCACCGAGGCGCGGGTCACCCGTTTGAACTCATCGGTGCCGAGGCCGAGGTAGCGGCGGTCGTAGGCACCGTTGGCCCACAGCACGACCAGCCATCCGAGCGGCAGCAGCACGTACGCCACGGCCTGGAACCACGGCTCGCCGTTGTCCGGGTCCTGGAAGCCCGATGCCGCCTGCTCGAACAGCGAGACGGCGATCAGGCTGGCTATCGCCGCGGCGCCGAAGTCGAGGAGGAGCAGCAGAACCGTGTACGGCCGGTGCCACCGGGAGACGGTGCGTTTCGCCCTCGTCCAGGCCGAGCGCGGAACCCCGTTCGTGGGCCGCTCCGGCGGAGTCGGTTGAATCTCGAACTCGTCGTACTGGGGCACGCTGTTGCTCCGGCCTGTGTTGACGACCGGGCGTTGGAGGCTCGTCGTCACCTCACCTACGTCCTCCCGCGTGACAGGTGCTTCCCACCCGCCCATCGGGCCATGGGAAGCCCACCGCACCAGTTTCCCATGACTCCCGGGACGTGGCGGTGACCCGGCAGACATTACGCTCCGTCGCTCGGTCCGGGAAACCGGCACCGGCCTGACGGCCGATGGCTCCTCGCTTCAGTGCGTGAGACCGGGACACTATACCGACGAATGGGGCCTGCGGAAGGCCGCCCATGCGCGTCCTTCGCGGGTTGCAATCGCATTGTTCATCTCCTGGGCGTTGGGAAGTCCTCGCAGGTCACCCTGAGGGTACGAGCGATTACTGTGGAGATTTATCGCACGATTCGAGAAAGTCGGCGATCGGCGAGCGGCTTGCCCCCGGTCTGACACGTGGGACAGTACTGAAGGCTCGTGTCCGCGAAGGAGACCTCACGCACCGTGTCGCCGCAGACCGGGCACGGTAACCCGGTGCGCGCGTGCACGCGGAAGCCCGAGCGCTTCTCACCCTTCAGCTCCGCGGCCCGCTGCCCCACCGATCGGGTGACAGCGTCCGTCTCCACCGACCGCATCGCCTCGAACAGCCGGGATATCTGCTCCTCGGACAGCTTGTTCGTCAGCGCGAACGGCGACAGCCTCGCCACGTGCAGGATCTCGTCGGAGTACGCGTTGCCGATGCCGGCCAGGATCTCCTGATCGGTGAGCACGCCCTTGATCTGCCCGCGCCGGCTGGTGATCCGCGCGGTGAACGTCTCCAGGTCGACCGCGAGCGCGTCCGGGCCGAGCCGGGACACGCCCGGCACCTCCGCCGGGTCACGCACCAGGTACGCCGCGAGGCTCTTCTTCGTACCGGCCTCGGTCAGGTCGAAGCCGGAGCCGTCGTCCAGCCGCACCCGCACCGCGATCGGGCCCTTGCCCGGCTTCAGCGGCGTGGCGGCCGGGAACGCGTCGCGGTAGTGCAGCCAGCCGGCCCGGGCGAGGTGCACCACCAGGTGCAGCTCGCCGCCGAACGTGACGTCCAGGAACTTGCCGTGCCGGCCCGCGTCGGTCAGCTCCAGCCCGGCGACCGCGGACGGCGGCGGGTCGTACGTCTTGAGCGCGCTGATGGCGACGACCTCCAGGCGGTCGGCCGTGTGACCGACCGCGCGCTCGCGAAGGTACGCGGCGAGCGCTTCCACCTCCGGTAACTCTGGCACGTCTAGAACGGTAGCGTCTTGAACCTATGAAGGTCCTGGTCGCGCACAATCGTTACCGCGACGCCATGCCGTCCGGTGAGAACACGATCGTCGATCAGGAGATGGCTCAGCTGGCCGACGCGGGCGTCCAGGTCACCCCGTTCATCCGCAGCTCGGACGAGATCCCGGGGATGTCCGCGGCCGGCAAGGCGCTGCTGCCGATCTCGCCGATCTACGCGCCGGCGGCGCAACGCGAGCTGGCCGGCGCGCTGCGCGCACATCG
It encodes:
- a CDS encoding class I SAM-dependent methyltransferase, translating into MAELTGDQRVQSEVLEGLATAVNHRRWFVELAIPHLGDDPIEIGSGIGNYAAEWAPHVSRFTATEAEPDRLVELKERFADTPNVEVREMLLPTSDTGSHSALVSYNVLEHIEDHVGALRCMKGLVRPGGKIVLIVPAFMFAMSPVDIATGHVRRYTKKTMRAAMEEAGLEIEILHYANALGLIGYYGATSIFKLTPKEGPMVKFYDSLVLPVTKAAESLVRPPFGQSVFVVARVPE
- a CDS encoding YbhB/YbcL family Raf kinase inhibitor-like protein; translated protein: MSLERPVAPDPYDLLPAVPVFTLTSTDIQDGKALDDTFAHDSVGGGNLSPQLSWSGFPAETKSFVVTCFDPDAPTGSGFWHWVAVNLPASVTELARGAGSAEGGLPDGAFHVRNDYGTLSYGGSAPPAGDREHRYVFAVHAVDVDALDVTWDVSPAVVGFNLAFHTLARATLRSTYRVS
- a CDS encoding CynX/NimT family MFS transporter, with translation MSRGARTGMVIAVVLLAANLRPAVVAVSPLLSDIRAETGLSSAGAALLTTVPVLCFGLLAPFAPVLARRVGLVPVLVGVLGAMTVGGLLRLPESVVLLFAGTVVFGAAIAVGNVLLPVLVKREFPDRAGTMMGVYSVSLSAGAALAAGTAVPLLALLRDDWRTALAVWAVPPAIALLVWLPLLSRGSRGPRPGTAAPGTPLWRAPLAWAVTGFMGLQSLVYYATVAWLPEILIASGSDQARAGYALSVFNLVGIVASLAFTVTVGRTRRQGGYAVGSAVLYAAGFGGLLIAPGPLDFLWATLLGLAQGTTISLALALILLRMPSAGHAARMSGMAQGIGYLLAAAGPVLAGAVHDATGGWSWPLLLLGALLVPMAAAGAVAGRDVVLKVPSEIGVRS
- a CDS encoding sodium/solute symporter, whose protein sequence is MTPNPYLIPTVVLMTVATVAIGFYGLRLARTTSDFLVASRMVSPAWNAAAIGGEYLSAASFLGVAGLILKNGVDVLWYPVGFAAGYLALLLFVAAPLRRSGAFTLPDFCELRLDSRRLRTLATAFVVFIGWLYLVPQLQGAGLTLATVTGAPYALGAVLVSAVVTANVALGGMRAITFVQAFQYWLKLTALAVPVIFLALVWQADGRPEVTPADGLTFRQATVLTVESPATLTFADGGTRTVAPGDELSFPAGAPVPAVEGVATGLDWLLPGRGGSLFGTYSLILATFLGTMGLPHVLVRFYTNRDGAAARRTTLVVLALVGLFYLLPTVYGALGRVYTPQLLLTGDTDAVVLLLPGAALGPGLTGQLLAALVAAGAFAAFLSTSSGLLTSVAGVLATDVIGRGGSVPTFRLASLIGGAVPLLLALNVASLDVSQVVGLAFAVAASSFCPLLVLGIWWRGLTAAGAAAGILTGGGAAVAAVLITVLGPPLSGWPAEAVAQPAAWTVPLAFATMIVVSLATRRYIPPMVGATMLRLHAPESLHL
- a CDS encoding DUF485 domain-containing protein, which produces MPDRPARVRVVLAEVGRPRTADRARTDLAEQNQVGEALLRGLIRAQFALAVRLAVVVVVGLGGLPLLFAIAPSVTTVKVLGVNLPWLLLGVGSFPFLVAVGWAYVHLAERNDQDFTALVRRPER
- a CDS encoding LytR/AlgR family response regulator transcription factor yields the protein MTAFLRVLAVDDEPPALDELAYLLRTDPRVARVHTAGDATEALRLLRDTDVDAVFLDIRMPGLDGMELARVLRRFARPPAIVFVTAYDDGAVDAFDLGVTDYVRKPVRTERLAESLRRVAEARVIPAQRAAMARGEDDPTIPVELAGTTRMLPRSAVRWVEAQGDYARLHTADGSHLVRVPLATLAERWADAGFVRIHRSYLVQLRLIAELRLANSGYVVVVDGSELPVSRRHTRELKDRLVRAAKQDWNR
- a CDS encoding sensor histidine kinase, giving the protein MGANLSTAASVLVLISALAAAVAAVIRLRQRRAIATEAQRATYQVLHTAGMAAEPLRAGLDRINAAKAVRHLRALVGAPGLALTGVDGMLALDGRGAHHTAQLAAAGIRAIAQNRSTVLSESDLPCDRMDCVVRGAVVAPLTGADGGAEAALVAVADGQPAPGLVQATLETARWAAAQLALAELDSSRERLARAEVRALRAQISPHFIYNALTAIASFVRTDPERARELILEFAEFTRYSFRAHGEFTTLAEELRSIDRYLTIERARFGDRLQVRLQIAPEVLPVSLPFLCLQPLVENAIRHGLSRKPGVGMVSIEAIDAGAECHITVEDDGVGMDPAVLIAGMAEAAGESDDSGQHVGLSNVDERMRSAFGDQFGLVVETALGAGMKVSMRVPKFHPGVRA
- a CDS encoding sugar transferase, with product MGGWEAPVTREDVGEVTTSLQRPVVNTGRSNSVPQYDEFEIQPTPPERPTNGVPRSAWTRAKRTVSRWHRPYTVLLLLLDFGAAAIASLIAVSLFEQAASGFQDPDNGEPWFQAVAYVLLPLGWLVVLWANGAYDRRYLGLGTDEFKRVTRASVTVAASVSFIAFATKTDLSRLSVATALVGATILILFARYVARLVLHVSRRRFGAAAQRMVLLGTLPETLEVYTAVTRSPAAGLVPVAIHLTDGYAAAKGLETPVPVHAGKDVLALVREVGADTIAFCGSASAEPGELRRLAWQLEGTGIDLVVAPQLTDIAGPRVHIRPIEGLPLLHVEEPTISGLGWLAKNLMDRVAAGLGLILLSPLLLAIGIAIKISDPGPAFFRQSRVGHEGKTFKVWKFRTMYVDAEERLASMKDLNETDGLLFKVKNDPRVFPAGRFLRASSLDELPQLINVLFGEMSLVGPRPLPADDGDFLGDVRRRLLVRPGITGLWQVSGRSDLSWDEAVRLDLYYVDNWSLAYDLSILWRTVGVVIARKGAY
- a CDS encoding Fpg/Nei family DNA glycosylase, translated to MPELPEVEALAAYLRERAVGHTADRLEVVAISALKTYDPPPSAVAGLELTDAGRHGKFLDVTFGGELHLVVHLARAGWLHYRDAFPAATPLKPGKGPIAVRVRLDDGSGFDLTEAGTKKSLAAYLVRDPAEVPGVSRLGPDALAVDLETFTARITSRRGQIKGVLTDQEILAGIGNAYSDEILHVARLSPFALTNKLSEEQISRLFEAMRSVETDAVTRSVGQRAAELKGEKRSGFRVHARTGLPCPVCGDTVREVSFADTSLQYCPTCQTGGKPLADRRLSRIVR